TGGGCGGCGGCGTGAAAGACGACCTGGGGTTTGTGCGCGGACAGTAGGTGGTCGATGCGCTGGGCGTCTTGTACGTCGGCTATTAGTGGGGTGATTTTAAGAAAGGGGAAGCTATGCACTAGCTCTTTATGTACTTCGTAGATGCTGTTTTCGCCACGCCCGAGGAGTAAGAGGTGAGACGGGGTGAAGCAGGCTACTTGGCGACTGAGCTCAGCGCCGATAGAGCCACCTGCGCCGGTGATGAGCACTGCTTTGCCGCGGAGGTAGGAAGCAATGCCGGTGTAGTCGGTTTTAATTTCGGGCCGCGGGAGCAAGTCTTCTATTTGTACTTCGCGGATGGTGCTGACATCGATGCAGTTTTGGATGATGCTGTACAGCCCGGGCACGGTACGCGGCTTAATGCCAAGTGCCGTGCAGCGCTGAAAGAGCTCGCGTATGCGGCCTGCGGGGGCAGAGGGAGTAGCGATAATGACTTGCGAAATGGCGTGTGAGGACACGATCTGCTCTAGCAAGGACATGGGGCCGAGGACGGGAATGTTGTCGATACTTAAGCCGATTTTGCCTTTGTCGTCATCAAGAAAGCCTACTACTTGGCTGTCTATTTCGGGGTGTTTGGCCAGCTCTTTAACTGTGATGCGACCGGCGTCGCCTGCGCCTAGGATGAGGGTTTTTTTGCGGCCCGTTACACGGGGCCTCTTTTTGTAGGCGGCGAGCAACCGCACCATGAAGCGCATACCCCCTACCGCGGCTACGTTACCAAAGGCGGACATCACTATGACGCTGCGCGGAAAGTTAAGGCTTGGGTTTACGTACATAAAGCCGAAGAGCGCGGTTGTGGCGAGGGTAACGGTGCCCGCGATAGTGACGAGGTCTTCGGCCGAGGCGTAGCGCCAGAGGCGGCTGTAGAGGCCGAAGTAGTAGTAGATTACGATGTAGAGCGGGACGGCGACGACCATGTAACGCAGCCAGGTGTAGATAAAGATGGCGTCGGGCCGAAAATCAAAGCGGAGGTAGAGCCCGAGAACGCCGGAAACTACGAGGGCCAGGGCGTCGCCTGTAGCGAGAAGAAACTTGTATTTTACACTAGCTGACATAGTTCACCTGCCTTCGCGCCCGCTTTATATTAGAGATACGTGGACTAGGACTTCGTCCTGCGGCTGCCATAGTAGTAGTAATAGTAATCGTCCTGCGAGTCGCCTTCGACACCATTTAGTACCACCCCAAGGATGTTGGCCTTGACACTGGCTAGCTGGGCCTTGGCCTTGTTAGCCATTTCTTTGCTTACTTCACCCACGGCAACCACCAAAATAACCCCATCCACCATGGAAGAAAGTATGGCTGAGTCGGTTACGGCTAGGGTGGGCGGGCCATCGATAATGATGATGTCAAAGTCTTTTTTAAAGGAATCCAGCAAGTCGCGCATGCGGCCACTACCAATAATTTCTGAGGGGTTAGGCGGTATGGGGCCGGAACTGACTACCTTGAGGTTTGGCACACCGACGTCGCGCACGGCGATCTGCGTAGCTACATTTTGCATTAGCAGGTTGGTGAGCCCGAGTGGGTTGCTTGTTTTGAATACTTTGTGCTGGGAGGGCCGGCGCAAGTCGCCGTCTATAATGAGCACCTTGCTACCAGTTTGTGCAAAGGCGATGGCCAGATTGGCGGCGGTGGTGGACTTGCCCTCGGCTGGAGCCGTGGAGGTGATTAAAATAGTCTTGACGGGTTTGTCGAGCGAGGAAAACTGGATATTAGTGCGCAGTACGCGGTAGGACTCGGCCACCCGCGAAGAAAGGTCGCTCGTTATGAGCTGGTGGTTTTTCATTTTGTGCTTCATTTTGACGCCCCCACTTGCTCGCTCGCAAAGTCGTTTGCCTTAAATAGAGGTATGGTGCCGAGCAGGGGCAAGCCGAGGTGCTCTTGCACATCTTCTGGCTTTTTAAAGGTGTTATCTAAGTAACTTAGGACAAAAGCAGCCCCAAGCCCAGCCATACCGCCCGCAAAACCCGCGACCACCATGGTGAGGAGTTTGCGCGGACTGATTGGTAATTCTGGCACGGTGGCAGTGTCTATAACTGTTACGTTCTCGGCATTCATGATGCGCAGGGTGTTGCTACGAAACGACATGGCCACCGCGTTGGCTAGGCGGGCCGCAAAATATGGGTCTTCGTTTTCGACTGTTATAGCGATAATTTCGGTGTCTCCACGCAGCGTTACGTCGACCATGCTGCTAAGGTCGTCCGTGCTGATGTCTAGCCGCAGCAAATCGATAACCTCGCGAGCTACGGTGCGGCTACGGGCGATTTCGCGGTAGGTGCGAACTAAGAGGCGGCTGGCTAGGAGGTCGGAATGCACAACTTGGCCGGTGGTCTGGGCCGATGAACGCGCCCCAACGATGAGGGTGGTCTCGGCGCGGAAGATGGGCGGTAAAATGAAAAACACGGAGATGCCGGCAATTACAACGGCTACAGTGGGGACGATGAGTATTACCATTATGTACTTGCGGATGATGGAAAATACTTGCCTGAGGTCTAGTGTTACTTCGTCGTCAAATTCACGTCTCTCCATAAAGGGCCCCTCTCAAGATGAAATGTTCTACTACTATCTTCGACAAATAAGATAGGAATCCTGCCCTTATTTTTCGACAAGATTCGACAATCTTCGACAATTACTTACCTTAAATGTCAATCTGCAGGAAAAAGGCAACGACCTGATGATAACATGTCTGTGACACAGTTGTCAAACTTCTGCAACACAAAAAACGTCCGCACCGCGGACGTCTATCTTATCTCTTGCTTCTTATTTCTTCTTTTCCTTGCTTCTTATCTCTTGCCTCTTGCCTCTTGCCTCTTGCCTCTTGCCTCTTAAATCATGCTTCTATTTTCTTGCCTCTTGCCTCTTGAATGGTGGGCGATGACGGGCTCGAACCGCCGACATCCTGCTTGTAAGGCAGGCGCTCTCCCAGCTGAGCTAATCGCCCATATGCGCTCTCTTTACTTCTTCTCGTGCCTCTTACTTCTCTTATCCAACTTCTAACTTCTTGCCTCTTATTTCTTGCCTCTAACTTCTTGCCTCTTACTTCTCTTATCCAACTTCTTGCTTCTTATTTCTTGCCTCTTGTCTCTTGAAATGGTGGGCCCACTAGGACTCGAACCTAGGACCAATCGGTTATGAGCCGACCGCTCTGACCAACTGAGCTATGGGCCCAAAAATGGCTCCTCAGGTAGGACTCGAACCTACAACCTATCGGTTAACAGCCGATTGCTCTGCCATTGAGCTACTGAGGAATCTCTGACACAAGAACAATTATACGCAAAACGCGCCTTGTCGTCAATGAAAAATTGCGCTAAAAATTATTCTAAGAAGTCTCGTAGCCACTTGCTGCGGCTCGGGTGGCGCAATTTGCGCAGTGCCTTGGCCTCGATTTGGCGGATGCGCTCGCGCGTGACGCCAAACTCATGCCCTACTTCTTCTAGGGTGCGCGGCCTGCCGTCCTCTAGACCAAAGCGCAGCCGCAAGACTTTTTGCTCGCGCACTGTTAAAGTCGAAAGGGTGTCTTCAAGCTGCTCGCGCAACATGGCATAGGCCGCCGACTCCGCGGGAGCGGGGGCGTCTTCATCGGGGATAAAATCGCCTAGGTGCGAGTCCTCTTCTTCACCGATGGGTGTTTCGAGAGAAACGGGCTCTTGCGCAATTTTATGAATTTCGTGCACGCGCTCAACGGGCATGCCCATTTCGGCGGCGACTTCTTCGGGGGTGGGCTCGCGACCTAGCTCTTGCAAGAGCTGACGCGTCACACGGATGAGTTTATTAATCGTCTCGACCATGTGCACGGGTATGCGAATGGTGCGGGCTTGGTCGGCGATGGCGCGGGTTATGGCTTGGCGAATCCACCAGGTGGCGTAGGTTGAGAATTTGTAGCCCTTGCGGTAATCGAATTTCTCAACGGCCTTCATGAGACCAAGGTTGCCTTCCTGGATTAAGTCAAGAAACAACATGCCCCGGCCTACATAGCGCTTGGCGATGGAGACGACGAGGCGCAAGTTAGCCTCTACCAAGCGACGCTTCGCGTCCATGTTGCCGCTCTCCATGCGTTTGGCCAACTCTACTTCTTCGTCGGAAGTAAGGAGAGGCACGCGGCCAATCTCTTTAAGGTACATACGAACCGGATCATCGAGGCGCACACCATCGGGTATGCCGATTTCACCCTGCTCTACCTCTTCATCGGGAATAACGGCGCGCAAGATGACTCCGTCTGGCTCAATGGGCACCAAGGCCTCGTTCAGCCCACGCTCAGGGACCACGTCGATGCCTAGGCCCGCTAGCCCCTCATATAGCTCCTCGATTTGATCTGGTTCGAGCTCCACTTCATTCAGCTGGTCGCTCACTTCCTTGTAGGTGAGCACCCCGCTCTTCTTCCCCCGCTCAATCAGGTTCTTAATAGCTTCAAGCTGAATTTCTTTCTTGTTCAAGGAAACAACCCCCCCAGTTGGGCAACTCTCTCTATCTAAGTTTCTTCTTACGGAGAACTGCGTCGGTACGTTCTTTTAACCATTGGTTTCTTTCTTCGCTACTTTGGGCCGATTCTATCTCGCGGTCAATTTGCGCTATCTGCAAAGACAGACTATGCTCTTCTAAAGCGATAAAACATTCATTCGCCATGCTAGTAGTGTTTTCCTCTAAAATTTGCTCACTTAGCGCAATAAGAAGTTCGGACTTTAAGATGCCCTCTAACTCGTGTGCCAGAGCTACCGGATCATCGGCTAAGGTGAGGTCTTCGGCCATCCACGCTGCTAAGAGACGATGCTTGTCATCGCTAAACCCTAGGTCACTCCACCGGCGAGCGATTTCGCCGCGCAGCAGGGGCTGTGTGGCCATGAGGTAGAGCAGGGTGCGGGCCGCCTTAAGCCAACCCGCCTTGGGCAACGCCACATCTTTACCAGAAATATTATGCCGCCCTTTGGAAAGTTTATCCGAACTAGGTGATTTACCCATGACTTTAGCTAGTTCCTGCCGAAAAGACTCCCGCGGCAGGTGGTACTGATGCATAACTTTATCTAAGTAGCCTTCTCGCTCTACGGCGTTCTCGACCTCGGAGAGCAGCTTGGCGACACTGGCCGCAAAAGCACCCCGCCCTTCTGGGGTAAGCGTATCGTGCGACTTGGCAAGACTGGCAATGCGGTACTCTGTAAAGGGTATGCTCTCTTGCGATACTCTGACCAAAAAATCCTCTTTGCTGTGGGTGCGCAAGTAGTCGTCTGGGTCTTTGCTCGTGCCTAAGCTGGCGACGCCGCCACTAAGACCTAGGCGACGCACTACTTCAATGCCCCGCATGGTGGCGGCCACACCCGCATCATCGGTGTCATAACAGAGTATAAGGCGATCGGCGTAGCGCTTTAAGATCGTCACTTGTTCTATAGTTAGCGCCGTGCCAAGCGACGCCACGACATTGTCTAGGCCGTGCTTCCACGCTGCTATGGCATCCATGTACCCCTCCACTATGACGGCATACCCTGCTTTAGAGATAGCCTTGCCTGCCCTATCTAGCCCATAGAGCTCATGTCCCTTGTGGAATAGCTTTGTCTCGGGCGAGTTTAGGTACTTAGGCTGCGTGTCATCGAGCACACGACCCCCAAAGGCTATGACCTGGCCCTGGCGATTACGAATAGGGTACATGATACGATGCCGAAAACGGTCGTAGAGGCCCTTATCCCCCGCTACAGCTAACCCTACCCGCAGTAGCTCTTCTGGCGTGAAGCCGTCTTTCTCGGCGCGCTCGAGCAGGGTGCGCCATGGCGGCAGGCTGTAGCCAATTTTAAGCTCGGCCATAAGTTCGGGGGAAAGGCCCCGCTTGATTAAGTATTCGCGTGCCTCACGCCCTAAGGAGGCGTTCTGCAGTTGGCGGTAGTATATGTCGGCCGCCCACTCCATGACCCTGATATCGCGTTCGCGCTCACGGCGCTTGGCCAAGAACGCCGCATCATCGACTTGACTAGTGGGCATCTCGAGCCCCGCTCTTTCGGCGAGACGTTCTAAGGCTTCGTTAAAGGACAGCTTGTGGTGCTCCATGAGAAAGCTGAGCGAATTGCCCCCGGCGTGGCAACCAAAGCAGTAGTACATTTGCTTTTCGGGGCTGACTTTAAAAGAGGGGGTTTTCTCCCCATGAAAAGGGCACAACCCCCAGTAATCTCGGCCCTTCTTGTTTAGACGCACGGCTTCACCGACCACCTGCACTATGTCGGCGCTAGAGCGCACGAGCTCGACAAATTCTCTAGGGTAACTTGGCATGCGGCCACCTTTCTGCCGAAGCTTTATGCCGGCTTACTTGTCGGAACGCTCACGGCGATTGTAGTACTCAATAATCTTTGAGGCGGTTTCTTCAACGGCTTTCTTGGTGACGTCAATTATTCTACACCCGGCTTTGCGCATCACGCCTTCGCCGAAAGAGAGCTCTTCTCTGATGCGCTCGAAGCTAGCATAGCTAGCATTACTGGCCAGGCCAAGGGCCTTTAGGCGTTCTTGCCGGATGGCTTGGAGCTCATCGGCCCTAATGGTTAAGCCAAAGATGCGCGCGGGGTCCACCAGAAAGATTTCTTCTGGTGGGTTGACCTCGGGTACGAGAGGCACATTGGCGACGCGGTACCCGCGATGCGCGAGGTACATGCTGAGGGGTGTCTTGGAGGTGCGTGACACGCCAAGCAAGACTAAGTCGGCCTTGAGCAAGCCGCGCGGGTCTTTGCCGTCGTCGTACTTTACGGCAAACTCCACCGCCTCGACTTCGCGGAAATATTCTTCATCTAACTGATAGATACGCCCAGGCTGAAGTTTGGGTAACGACTGAGCGATGGTCGCCAAGCCGTCCATCATGGGCCCTAGTACGTCGACCACACCTACCCCCGCTGCGGCGCAGCGGGTATTTACATGCTGCCTAAGCTCGGGCAGCACCAGGGTATGGATGACGAGAGAGCGATGCAGCTTGGCCTCGTCGACTACTTCATCTAGCGCCTCGATACTTGAAACGTAGGAAATGCGCTTGTACTCCATATGATTGTCAAACTGACTGACGGCAGCACGGGCCACACGATGTGCTGTCTCGCCTAACGAGTCAGACACAACATAGAGGACGCTCTTTCTCTCCACAATACAACCTCCTAGCGTATTTCCGCCACTTCGGCGAGTAAGGCATTGATGGTACGCAGTGAAATGACCCCGGTCACCTCGAGGTGCTGGCCAGCTGCTGTCTGTACTACTTTGGTGACCGGTAGCGAAGTTAAACCATGGGTTCTGAGCTTACGCGTGGCGGACAAAATGGTTTCGTCCGGTTGTAGAGTCACCAAGTTAGCGCTGCGGGTCATAATGACACTGACTGGCATTCTGTGTAGGTCGACCTGACCGATGGAGCTACGCAGGAGGTCGCTCTGCGAGAGTGCGCCTAGGAGACGTGCAGCCTCGTCGACCACAAAGAGGGTGTTGGTGTCCTCGACAAAGGTGGCCACGATGGCATCATACAAAGAGGAAGTGGCCTTAACTACTACGGGTACGCTCTGTACTTCGCGCACACAGAGTTCTAGGAGACGGGCTAAGGCCTCCCCCCCCTGCTCTCGACCAGCGTAAGTGTAGCCCACCCGCGGGCGGGCTTCTAAGTAGCCGGACATGGTCAGGATGGCGAGATCGCCCCGTATGGTGGCACGCGACACTTTTAGTTCGGCGGCGAGGTCTTCGGCAGTGATAGGCTGAGACTGCTTTACTCTCTCTAAGATGCTACCTTGCCGTGGCGTAAGTTGCATGGCTTCACCTCGTTCCCCTTCGTAGCTCCGCCAAAAAGGCACGACTCTCGGGTGTTCGCTCTAACTTGTGGGTCATGATGCGGTCTAGTAGCACAGCCACCTCGCGCTCGGCGGGCGCGGGCTCCGGCCATGTTTCCAGGCGGCGCCAGCTGCCTTCGCTTAATGCCAGGAGCAAGTGATGAGCTTCTTTACTGACAGTGACCAGACTTTGGCTCTGCGCTCTGTTGCTGCAGGTGGGACAGAGAAACCCTGGAGCCGCCAGCACAAGTTTTTGGCCTGCCTCACTGCCGCATTCCATACAATGCTCCACGCTGACGGCGAAACCGAGCCGGCTTAGCAAACGAAGCGTAAAGAACGCCAAAAGCAGCTCGTGGCGCTCACTATGACACAAGATATGAAGGCAGGCCGTGAGTAGACTTAGGATGTCGTCATGGCTCTGCCCATCGACCAAAGATAAATCCACGAGCTCCATCATGTAGAGGCCAAAGGCAATTTTGTCTAAGTTCTCACGCAGGGGGCGAAAACCCTCGACCATCTCTACCTGACTTAGGGTGTAGAGAGATTTTCCTTGGTAGAGGGTGAAACGCAGGTGCGAGAAGGGCTGGGTGACAGACGCAAAACGACTCTGTACCTTGCGGGCACCTTTTGCTACCGCGCGCACCTTGCCATGGCCGGCGACCAGTATTAAGAGTAGCCTATCCCACTCCCCCAAGTTGTAAGACCGGAGCACTAGGCCTTCGCCCTTAAGTTGTGGCATTCTGAGCTTGGCTTTCCTCCACAATGGCTACGCCAGAACTAGTACCAATGCGATTAGCGCCAGCGGCAACGAAGGCGAGCAAAGTATCTAAATTGCGTACTCCCCCCGAGGCCTTGACCATAACGTCGGGGCCGACGGTGCGGCGCATAAGAGCGACGTCGGGCAAGGTAGCGCCAGCGGGGCCAAACCCGGTAGAGGTCTTGACAAAAGCTGCCCCTGCTCTTTTAGAGGCGCTGCACACGGCTATCTTTTCTTCGTCATTTAGGAGGGCGGTCTCAAGAATAACCTTGACGCCAACAGGCGCGGCTGCGAGTACCACGGCACGAATGTCGGCTTCTACTTCGGCCCACATACCTGCCTTAGCCCAGCCGATATTAATGACCATGTCTATTTCGCTGGCCCCGTCTAAAATGGCTTGCTTGGTTTCTTGGCACTTGCTATAGGTCGAAGTGGCGCCTAATGGGAAGCCAACCACGCTGGCGACATGAATATCGTCATGAACGATGCTCTTAACCAAGGGCACGTAGCAGGCGTTGACGCACACAGCCGCAAAACCGTACTGATTGGCTTCGTGGCAGAGCTTTTCGATGTCGCGCGGGGTGGCGTCGGCCTTTAGTATGGTGTGATCGATATATTTTGCTACTTCTCTTGCTTGCATCCCAACACTACCTTTCTCTCTCGTAACCAAGGCGCTGAATGTCGAGCTCTTTGTTGCGCCAACCCTTGCGTACCTTTACCCACAATTCTAAGTGGACTTGACTGCCTAGCAAGGCCTCCATATCACGGCGTGCGGCTATGCCGACGGCCTTAAGAAGTGCGCCCTGCTTGCCGATGACTATGCCTTTTTGCGACTCGCGCTCGACATAGATGTTAGCTGAGACATGCACGAAGTTGCCCTTGTCGGCCATGCTCTCGACAACCACAGCTAGGGAATGCGGCACTTCATCGCGCGTTAACTCTAACAGCTTCTCTCTGATCATTTCAGCCGCCACAAAACGTTCGGGCTGATCGATAATCATATCGGTGGGGTAGTACTGGGGCCCTACGGGCAGGTTTAGCCGCATGTAGGCTAAGAGATCGTCTACCCCTTGGCCCTGCAAGGCCGAGACGACAAAGACAGCCTTGAACCGATAAACGCCCAAGTAGGCATCGAGAGTGCGCCTAACTTCGTCGGCAGAAACGGTATCGGCCTTGTTGACGACGAGAACTACATGGGCGTTCTCTGGGAACAAGTCGATGATGTGCTGGTCACCCTTGCCTACGCTCGTGCTAGGCTCGACCACAAACCAAGCCTGATCGACCTCGGACAAGCTGCTGACCGCGTTTTGCACCAGTTGCTCGCCTAGCTTGTGCTGTGGCTTATGTATGCCTGGCGTGTCCAAAAAAACGACTTGCAAGTTGTCCTCTGAGAAAATGCAGCGAATTTTGTTACGGGTGGTCTGCGGCTTGTCGCTGACGATAAGTATTTTTTCGCCTAGTACCCGATTTAGCAGTGTGGACTTGCCCACATTAGGCCGGCCTACCACGGCCACAAAACCTGAATGAAACGTCAATTGATTTCCCCCTTTGTGAGCGACTGCGGACCAAAAGAATCGGGCAGTAATTTGGCAAGGCTTGTCTCGTGCACTTGCCCGTCACCGCCCACCAAGTAAACCGGAAAATCCTCGCCAAACTCGCGCAGTACCTGTCGACAGGCACCGCATGGTGAGGGCAGGCCTTTCTCGATAGCGATGGCCACGGCCTCTATAGAGCGCGGCGCACCGGCAGAAATGGCTGCAAACACGGCAGATCTCTCGGCACACATGGAGAGCCCGTAGGAAGCGTTCTCGACATTGGCCCCTAGGTAAATTTGGCCCCCACTCAAAATCGCCGCACCTACTCTGTAGCCAGAGTAAGGTGCGTACGCTCTGGTTAGGGCCTCTTGTGCCGCCTTAATCAATTCATTGTGCATGGTCTTTTTCCACCTCTTAAATCACTAGTATACCATTATTCCCACCCCGCCCTACCTAGACGGCAAAAAAGCTGGCAAGGTCATGTTACGCACCGGCACAACATCGACTTGTACCCCTCGCGTAGTGAGCAAGCTTGCTCTCACGAGACTGAGACTTGAATATAGTACGGCACTATCGCCCACGGCTTCGATGAGTACTGGGTCCACTACAATGGGACGCTGGTTCACCAGTATGACCGGACCGGCACAGCGTATAGAAGAAGTAGCGATAAGACGCTGTTCGCCTACGGCAATACCCGAGGCACCTGCGGCCAGCAACTCGTTGACAATATCGCGCACATCGCCATCGTGGACAATCTCTGCGGCATCAAGACCCCGAAAAGCGTCAAAAACCTTGATGCGCACCCCGGCACCAGTCAAGGGCAGGTGCCCCGCTTGGGTACGTAGAGCCTGCAGCTCTAGGCGCAGGGTAGCGGCTTCTTGCTCTAGCGAGGTCAACCGGTCGGTAAGTGAGCGCGGCAGGGGTGCACGTACCTGCCCATTTTCGATCTCTATATTAATGAGGGAGAAATTGCGTGCTAGGGCGCGGTGGCCGTTTAGCTCCCTTAGAAGCGCTGGCGTAACCATGTCGGGCGGACCTTTAACGAGCACCTCGCGCCCTTCCTCGCGGCTAACGGTGAGCGTCGCCTTGCCCCGCAGGTTCTTTACGGGACCTTGTGTGCGTAACAGGGTGACGATGGCCTCGCGCCGCAAATTTTCGGCTTCTCTCGCCATCACCGTCTGCGCCTCAAGTATCCCCCGCTGCAAAGACTGCGATACTTCGTCTGCCGTGCGAGCCTTGTTCACCTCAAACAGCATCACCGCCAGGGTGTCTTGCATGGCCCGATTCTTATCTAAGCCATCACTCTCCGCGATTCTCGTCAAATGATCGATAACGAGTTCTGCCCCAGCGCGTGCAGTGGCCGCAGCATCGGCCTCCCCCGGCAAACGATAGAGGTTGAAACTACGCCCGAGCATAAGGGTATTAATGAGTAGGACGACCGCGACGACCATCGTAAGCCAAGGCCGCTCTCTCTGCAACACGCTTACTTTCACTGTTCTACGCCCCCCTGTACAGGTAAACATGGCCTACCTACATGCCTACTATACTGCATTATATAGCGCTCGAGGTTGATACATGTGTAGAACTGCCTAGTAACAGCTAACGCCAGAGCGTATAGAGCCGCGGCCAAAAAACAATGGCGCCAATAGCGACTGCGGTGAGCGCGGCAATGAGTACACCCCCGGCAGCAAGACGCTTAGAGAGGGCCGCGAGGGGATGAAAGTTGGGCTCGACTAAGTCGACCACGCGCTCCACAGCAGAATTTAGCATTTCGCTAGTGATAACCAGCCCGGCGGCGAGCAGCACTAAGGCCCACTCCCATCTGTTTAGCCCCGCGTACCAAGAGGCGCCGAGCAGAATAAAGAACACGGCAAAATGAATGCGCATGTTTTTTTCTTCTCTGAAGGCGGTGGCTATGCCTATGAGGGCGTCTCTAAAGCTATCGGTAAGGCGGTGCGGGGCTTTCATCGCTCCATACCAAGGTGGAGCGTCGAACGCTCCACCCCAACGCTCTCTAACAGGGCTTCGGTCACGGCTTTCATTTCGCCTTCGTTTTCAAGATCATGGTCTAGGCCGGCAATGTGGGCCAGCCCATGAGCCAGCAAGAAGGCAATTTCGCGCTCTAAGCTGTGGCCAAAAGACGTGGCTTGGGCCGCGGCCCTCTCTAGCGAAATGACGATATCGCCAAGTAGTAGTGGCTTGTCTGCCGTAGCTAGATGGGGCTCGCCTGAGGCGGCGAAAGCAAAGGACAAAACATCAGTGGGCCCAGCTTTGCCGCGATACTC
The Bacillota bacterium DNA segment above includes these coding regions:
- the recO gene encoding DNA repair protein RecO, which encodes MPQLKGEGLVLRSYNLGEWDRLLLILVAGHGKVRAVAKGARKVQSRFASVTQPFSHLRFTLYQGKSLYTLSQVEMVEGFRPLRENLDKIAFGLYMMELVDLSLVDGQSHDDILSLLTACLHILCHSERHELLLAFFTLRLLSRLGFAVSVEHCMECGSEAGQKLVLAAPGFLCPTCSNRAQSQSLVTVSKEAHHLLLALSEGSWRRLETWPEPAPAEREVAVLLDRIMTHKLERTPESRAFLAELRRGTR
- the rpoD gene encoding RNA polymerase sigma factor RpoD; amino-acid sequence: MNKKEIQLEAIKNLIERGKKSGVLTYKEVSDQLNEVELEPDQIEELYEGLAGLGIDVVPERGLNEALVPIEPDGVILRAVIPDEEVEQGEIGIPDGVRLDDPVRMYLKEIGRVPLLTSDEEVELAKRMESGNMDAKRRLVEANLRLVVSIAKRYVGRGMLFLDLIQEGNLGLMKAVEKFDYRKGYKFSTYATWWIRQAITRAIADQARTIRIPVHMVETINKLIRVTRQLLQELGREPTPEEVAAEMGMPVERVHEIHKIAQEPVSLETPIGEEEDSHLGDFIPDEDAPAPAESAAYAMLREQLEDTLSTLTVREQKVLRLRFGLEDGRPRTLEEVGHEFGVTRERIRQIEAKALRKLRHPSRSKWLRDFLE
- a CDS encoding kinase/pyrophosphorylase; this encodes MERKSVLYVVSDSLGETAHRVARAAVSQFDNHMEYKRISYVSSIEALDEVVDEAKLHRSLVIHTLVLPELRQHVNTRCAAAGVGVVDVLGPMMDGLATIAQSLPKLQPGRIYQLDEEYFREVEAVEFAVKYDDGKDPRGLLKADLVLLGVSRTSKTPLSMYLAHRGYRVANVPLVPEVNPPEEIFLVDPARIFGLTIRADELQAIRQERLKALGLASNASYASFERIREELSFGEGVMRKAGCRIIDVTKKAVEETASKIIEYYNRRERSDK
- a CDS encoding CBS domain-containing protein, translating into MQLTPRQGSILERVKQSQPITAEDLAAELKVSRATIRGDLAILTMSGYLEARPRVGYTYAGREQGGEALARLLELCVREVQSVPVVVKATSSLYDAIVATFVEDTNTLFVVDEAARLLGALSQSDLLRSSIGQVDLHRMPVSVIMTRSANLVTLQPDETILSATRKLRTHGLTSLPVTKVVQTAAGQHLEVTGVISLRTINALLAEVAEIR
- a CDS encoding CpsD/CapB family tyrosine-protein kinase, coding for MKNHQLITSDLSSRVAESYRVLRTNIQFSSLDKPVKTILITSTAPAEGKSTTAANLAIAFAQTGSKVLIIDGDLRRPSQHKVFKTSNPLGLTNLLMQNVATQIAVRDVGVPNLKVVSSGPIPPNPSEIIGSGRMRDLLDSFKKDFDIIIIDGPPTLAVTDSAILSSMVDGVILVVAVGEVSKEMANKAKAQLASVKANILGVVLNGVEGDSQDDYYYYYYGSRRTKS
- the deoC gene encoding deoxyribose-phosphate aldolase; this encodes MQAREVAKYIDHTILKADATPRDIEKLCHEANQYGFAAVCVNACYVPLVKSIVHDDIHVASVVGFPLGATSTYSKCQETKQAILDGASEIDMVINIGWAKAGMWAEVEADIRAVVLAAAPVGVKVILETALLNDEEKIAVCSASKRAGAAFVKTSTGFGPAGATLPDVALMRRTVGPDVMVKASGGVRNLDTLLAFVAAGANRIGTSSGVAIVEESQAQNATT
- the era gene encoding GTPase Era, whose amino-acid sequence is MTFHSGFVAVVGRPNVGKSTLLNRVLGEKILIVSDKPQTTRNKIRCIFSEDNLQVVFLDTPGIHKPQHKLGEQLVQNAVSSLSEVDQAWFVVEPSTSVGKGDQHIIDLFPENAHVVLVVNKADTVSADEVRRTLDAYLGVYRFKAVFVVSALQGQGVDDLLAYMRLNLPVGPQYYPTDMIIDQPERFVAAEMIREKLLELTRDEVPHSLAVVVESMADKGNFVHVSANIYVERESQKGIVIGKQGALLKAVGIAARRDMEALLGSQVHLELWVKVRKGWRNKELDIQRLGYERER
- the dnaG gene encoding DNA primase; this translates as MPSYPREFVELVRSSADIVQVVGEAVRLNKKGRDYWGLCPFHGEKTPSFKVSPEKQMYYCFGCHAGGNSLSFLMEHHKLSFNEALERLAERAGLEMPTSQVDDAAFLAKRRERERDIRVMEWAADIYYRQLQNASLGREAREYLIKRGLSPELMAELKIGYSLPPWRTLLERAEKDGFTPEELLRVGLAVAGDKGLYDRFRHRIMYPIRNRQGQVIAFGGRVLDDTQPKYLNSPETKLFHKGHELYGLDRAGKAISKAGYAVIVEGYMDAIAAWKHGLDNVVASLGTALTIEQVTILKRYADRLILCYDTDDAGVAATMRGIEVVRRLGLSGGVASLGTSKDPDDYLRTHSKEDFLVRVSQESIPFTEYRIASLAKSHDTLTPEGRGAFAASVAKLLSEVENAVEREGYLDKVMHQYHLPRESFRQELAKVMGKSPSSDKLSKGRHNISGKDVALPKAGWLKAARTLLYLMATQPLLRGEIARRWSDLGFSDDKHRLLAAWMAEDLTLADDPVALAHELEGILKSELLIALSEQILEENTTSMANECFIALEEHSLSLQIAQIDREIESAQSSEERNQWLKERTDAVLRKKKLR
- a CDS encoding polysaccharide biosynthesis protein, with protein sequence MSASVKYKFLLATGDALALVVSGVLGLYLRFDFRPDAIFIYTWLRYMVVAVPLYIVIYYYFGLYSRLWRYASAEDLVTIAGTVTLATTALFGFMYVNPSLNFPRSVIVMSAFGNVAAVGGMRFMVRLLAAYKKRPRVTGRKKTLILGAGDAGRITVKELAKHPEIDSQVVGFLDDDKGKIGLSIDNIPVLGPMSLLEQIVSSHAISQVIIATPSAPAGRIRELFQRCTALGIKPRTVPGLYSIIQNCIDVSTIREVQIEDLLPRPEIKTDYTGIASYLRGKAVLITGAGGSIGAELSRQVACFTPSHLLLLGRGENSIYEVHKELVHSFPFLKITPLIADVQDAQRIDHLLSAHKPQVVFHAAAHKHVPLMEQNPTEAIKNNVFGTRIMAEAASRHQAERFVLVSTDKAVNPTSVMGATKRIAELLIQGMNGPNTTKFMAVRFGNVLGSRGSVVPRFKEQIARGGPVTVTHPEMTRYFMTIPEAVSLIIQAGSMGQGGEVFVLDMGAPVKIMDLAKDLVTLSGLKLGQDIEIAITGLRPGEKLYEELLTAEEGVAATQHKQIMVARQNHHCAIALASCLSELRELCAAGKGFDVCALEHLLTPKALDEVAAGVGGGPLEHCAVVGID